The following DNA comes from Rhizobium lusitanum.
GGCCGGATCTTCCGATCCGTCCAGCAAAGCAACCAGATCCGCGACCCCGATGGAGCCCATCAGCTGGCCCTTGTCGTCGACGACGACCCCGCGCCGGCTGGGCGAGCTCAAAGCCGCGTCGAGAAGCTGTCGTAGCGAGCCGTCGGCCGAGGCGAGCGTGCCGCTGAGATTGAGGTCGCCCATCCGAATTGGCCCTTGCAGGCTTGCAGGTTCCGTCCAGCCAACCGGTTCGCCGCGCTCATTGGTCACCAGCAGCCAGCGATCCTTGGTAGCACCACGCGCTGCTTCCGGCGTATCGCCGAGGCGTGCGGTCGGCTCGGTCTTGACAGTCAGCCGGCCATTGGCGCCGACGAAGCCCAGGAAACGATAGCCACGGTCGCGGCCGACGAAATTGGCGACGAAGGCATCGGCCGGTTTCGTCAGCAACTCCTGCGGCGTCGCGATCTGCGCGAGTTCGCCGCCGACGCGCAGGACCGCGACCTGATCGCCGAGCTTTAGCGCCTCGTCGATATCATGGGTGACCATGATGATGGTCTTGCCCATTTCTCGCTGAAGACGCAGGAACTCGTCCTGCAGTTGTGTGCGGACGATAGGATCGACCGCGCTGAAGGGCTCGTCCATCAGCATGAATTTCGGATTGGACGCCAAAGCGCGGGCCACGCCAACGCGCTGCTGCTGGCCGCCCGAAAGCTGCCAGGGATAGCGATCGGCAAAGCCTTGCGAGAGACCGACGCGCTCGAGCAACTCCAGCGCAATGGCGCGGGCCTGCTTTTTCGGCGTGCCGTTCAGGCGGGCGGTCGTCGCGACATTGTCGATGATCGTCCGGTGCGGGAAGAGGCCGGCATGCTGAATGACATAGCCGATCCGACGCCGAAGCGCTGCCTCATCCATCCGCGATGTCGGCTCGTCGCCCAGCCGGATCGTGCCGGAACTCGGAGCCACGAGGCGATTGATCATGCGCAGCGATGTCGTCTTGCCGCACCCGGACGGCCCGACAAGCACTGTCAATTTACCGGTCGGCGCCGTGAACGACAGTTCGTTCACCGCCACAACATCGCCGTGATAGCGCTTCGTCACATTCTCGAAAGTGATCAACCTGGCTCACCCGTTTTTGTTCCACCTGTATATACAGGTTACACGAAACCGACAGCCACGCAACTGGGGTGGCAAAAATTTTAGCCGAACCGGTGACGTGCCCATTTAATATGCAAAACCCTGCATTTAAATGTCTGGCATTGCGAATGCGCCCCGAACGCCGAGCCCCTTGCTAGACGGAAAATCCTCAGTGTCGCAACTTGATAAAAACCATCGATTTGATTATTAATGACGCACTCAAGGGGAGAATCTTCGGTTCTCCAGCGTCCGTAAACAGCGCGCCGCACCGGCCTTCGCAGCCGACTGCTAAACTTTTAATCAGCATCGATTATTGCCTTGCAAATGCTCATTCGCTATGCCTGTATATACAGCCAACCCTTAAATGGATGCGTTTATGCAGATCATCACTTCGAATGATGCGGCGGCTCTTTTGAAAGACGGCATGACCGTCGCCGCCTCCGCTTTCGGAGGATGCTGCCATCCCGAAGCCATTTCCGTCGCCGTCGAGGAACGCTTCCTGGCGGAGGGGGCTCCCCGCAATCTCACGCTCCTGTTTGCCGCCAGCGCCGGCGACCGCAAGACACGCGGCATGGGCCACTTCGGATATGAAGGCCTCGTCAAGCGCGTCATTGCCGGCGGCTGGCGCGGCACTCCCCGGCTCGGCGAACTGGCGCTGACGGAAAAGATCGATGCCTATTGCTGGCCGCAGGGCGTGATCGCCCAGCTCTATCGCGCCATCGCCAGCGGCCAGCCGGGCGTCATCTCCCATATCGGTCTCGGCTCCTTCATGGATCCACTGCATGGCGGCGGCCGGATGAACCAGAGTACAACGACCGAGCTGGTCGAGCGGGTTCGTCTGCGCGGCCGCAACTGGCTGCTCTATCCCTCTATGCCGCTGGATTGCGTCCTTCTGCGTGGTACGACGGCTGACGAGGACGGCAACATCACGATGGAGGATGAAGCCTTTCCTGTCGACGTTCTCGCCATGGCGCAGGCCGGCCGGAACTCCGGCGGAATCGTCATCGTTCAGGTGAAACGCATCGCTGAACGCGGCTCGCTGGCGGCTGCCGATGTGCGCATTCCGGGAATGCTGGTGGATTACGTCGTTGTCTGCGACGATCCCGCCCAACATGGCGTGAGCTTCGGCGAAACCGACAATATCGCCTATACCGGCCGCTTCCGGGCCGCAGCCGGCCAGTTGCCACCGCTGCCCCTTTCCGTCGACAAGGTGATCCAGCGCCGGGCCTTCCAGGAACTGCTCGGCCACAGCCAAGCGACGATCAATCTCGGCATCGGCATCGCGGCGGGGATCGGCCGTATCGCCAGCGAAGAGGCCTATGACGACTATACCGTCACCATCGAATCCGGCGTCATCGGCGGCATTCCGGCCGAGGAGCTTTCCTTCGGCGCGGCGATCAATCCGAGCGCCATCATTCCGCAAGCCTCCCAGTTCGATTTCTACGATGGCGGCGGCCTCGATGTCGCTTTCCTCGGCATGGCGGAGGTCGATGTGCGCGGGGCGGTGAATGTCAGCCGCTTCGGCAAGTCCATCGTCGGCGTCGGCGGCTTCACCAATATTTCCCAGACCGCCGGCACCGTCGTCTATATGGGCTCGTTCTCACATGGCGGCGCCGATATCCGGGTCGAGGATGGCAAGCTTTCGATCATCGCGGACGGCCGTTTCTGCAAGATCGTCGACAAGGTGGCGCAGGTAAGCTCCGATCCTAGCGCCGCTCCGCAAGGTCAAAAACAGATCGTCATCACCGAGCGCGCCGTTTTTCACGTCATCGATGGCCGGCTGACACTGACGGAAGTCGCGCCCGGCATCGATGTGAAAGCTCATGTCATCGACCGCCTGCCGCCGGGCGTCGCGGTAGCCAACCAGCTCAGGCAAATGGACACGCGCCTCTTCCATCCATCCGCGATGAAGGAGCTCGCCCATGAAGATTGATGGCTCCGTCGTCATCGTCACGGGATCGGCGACCGGCGTCGGCGCCGCCTGCGTCCGCATGTTTGCCGAAAAGGGAGCAAGGGTTGTCGTCAACTACAGCCGCAGCCGTGACGAGGCAGAGGAAACCGCTGCCGCCTGCGAGATGCTTGGCGCTGAGGTCGAACTCGTTCAAGCTGACGTGTCCGACGATGCCGCCTGCCGCGCGATGGTCGCCAGAGCCGTGGAGCGCTGGGGCCGGCTCGATGCGCTGGTCAACAACGCTGCCGTTACCGTCAAATCTGATCCCTTCGATCTCGAAACCCTCTCAGCAGAGGATTTCCAGACGGTGTTCGGCGTCAACGTCGTTGGCGCTTACCAGATGTGCCGCGCCGCCATCCCGGCCATGCGCACCACCGGCGCCGGCGCGATCGTCAACGTCTCCTCGAATGTCGCCTTCACCGGCGGTGGCACCTCGCTTGCCTATACTGCCTCCAAGGGCGCGCTCAACGCGCTGACCATGGCGCTTGCCCGCACCTGCGGCCCGGAGATCCGCGTCAACGCGGTCTGCCCCGGTGTCATCGATACCCGCTGGATGCGCCAGACGCTCGGAACCGACGCTTATGACGCGCTCGCCGCGCGCTTTTCCGGCACAGCGCCGCTCGGACGTGTCGCAACGCCCGAAGATGTCGCCGGCGCGGTTGTCTGGCTGGTCGAGGGCGCGGAGTTCGTCACCGGCGAATTGCTCTCCATCGATGGCGGCATTCGCCTGGCGGGCGGCGTGCGCAAACCTACCGCCAAGTCGGGAGCGTGACCATGACCGTCTCGCTGCAAGCGCTCATGGATTTTCCCATTCCGGAAGCCCGGCAGACGGTAACGGCACGCGACGCCATTCTCTACGCGCTGACCGTCGGCTATGGCGCCGCCCCTCTCGATCCGGCGCATCTGCAGCGGCTGCAGGAGCATGATCTGCGCCCCACGCCGACGCTCGCCAACGTCGTTGCCCATGCCGGCGCCTGGATGAAGGACGCGGGCGTCAACTGGCAGCGCCTCGTTCACTCCGAGCATCGGCTGACGATCCATCGTCCGCTTCCCCTCGACATCCCGCTCAAATCGCGTTCACGCATGCTGTCGGTCGTGGATCGCGGGCCGGAAAAAGGCATGTTCGCGACGTTCGAGCGAACGATCCTCACCCAAGCGGAGGAGACGCCGGTCGCAACCATCGTGCAGACGAATGCCTGTCGCGACGACGGCGGATGCAGATCGGCGGGAACGCCGCCGGAACCGCTGGCGCCCCTCCCCGACCGCAAGCCGGATGCGAACCTGGCAATCGTCGTGCCCGAGGATGCCGCTCTTCTCTACCGCTTGAACGGCGATCTCAACCCGCTTCATTCCGATCCGGACTATGCGGCCCTGGCGGGCTTCAAGCGCCCGATCCTGCATGGTCTGTGCACTTTCGGCCATGCGGGCTATGCGATCGGGAAAACTTTGGGCACGAATGACATCGCGGATGTCGGCTTCATCGCCGCCCGCTTCACCGCCGTCGTCTTTCCCGGCGATCGGCTGGAATTCGATATTTGGCAAAAAGGCCAGGACATACGTTTCCGGGCTCGAGTGCCCGCGCGTGCTGTCACGGCGCTCGATTATGGAACTGCGAGGTTGGCGTGACTGGACCGAAACCCAAACCGGCGGGCGACGCGCCGCATTATCTGCGCATCAAGGAAAAGATCA
Coding sequences within:
- a CDS encoding ABC transporter ATP-binding protein, whose amino-acid sequence is MITFENVTKRYHGDVVAVNELSFTAPTGKLTVLVGPSGCGKTTSLRMINRLVAPSSGTIRLGDEPTSRMDEAALRRRIGYVIQHAGLFPHRTIIDNVATTARLNGTPKKQARAIALELLERVGLSQGFADRYPWQLSGGQQQRVGVARALASNPKFMLMDEPFSAVDPIVRTQLQDEFLRLQREMGKTIIMVTHDIDEALKLGDQVAVLRVGGELAQIATPQELLTKPADAFVANFVGRDRGYRFLGFVGANGRLTVKTEPTARLGDTPEAARGATKDRWLLVTNERGEPVGWTEPASLQGPIRMGDLNLSGTLASADGSLRQLLDAALSSPSRRGVVVDDKGQLMGSIGVADLVALLDGSEDPAAPVKGADHAV
- a CDS encoding acyl CoA:acetate/3-ketoacid CoA transferase; this translates as MQIITSNDAAALLKDGMTVAASAFGGCCHPEAISVAVEERFLAEGAPRNLTLLFAASAGDRKTRGMGHFGYEGLVKRVIAGGWRGTPRLGELALTEKIDAYCWPQGVIAQLYRAIASGQPGVISHIGLGSFMDPLHGGGRMNQSTTTELVERVRLRGRNWLLYPSMPLDCVLLRGTTADEDGNITMEDEAFPVDVLAMAQAGRNSGGIVIVQVKRIAERGSLAAADVRIPGMLVDYVVVCDDPAQHGVSFGETDNIAYTGRFRAAAGQLPPLPLSVDKVIQRRAFQELLGHSQATINLGIGIAAGIGRIASEEAYDDYTVTIESGVIGGIPAEELSFGAAINPSAIIPQASQFDFYDGGGLDVAFLGMAEVDVRGAVNVSRFGKSIVGVGGFTNISQTAGTVVYMGSFSHGGADIRVEDGKLSIIADGRFCKIVDKVAQVSSDPSAAPQGQKQIVITERAVFHVIDGRLTLTEVAPGIDVKAHVIDRLPPGVAVANQLRQMDTRLFHPSAMKELAHED
- a CDS encoding SDR family NAD(P)-dependent oxidoreductase codes for the protein MKIDGSVVIVTGSATGVGAACVRMFAEKGARVVVNYSRSRDEAEETAAACEMLGAEVELVQADVSDDAACRAMVARAVERWGRLDALVNNAAVTVKSDPFDLETLSAEDFQTVFGVNVVGAYQMCRAAIPAMRTTGAGAIVNVSSNVAFTGGGTSLAYTASKGALNALTMALARTCGPEIRVNAVCPGVIDTRWMRQTLGTDAYDALAARFSGTAPLGRVATPEDVAGAVVWLVEGAEFVTGELLSIDGGIRLAGGVRKPTAKSGA
- a CDS encoding MaoC family dehydratase, with protein sequence MTVSLQALMDFPIPEARQTVTARDAILYALTVGYGAAPLDPAHLQRLQEHDLRPTPTLANVVAHAGAWMKDAGVNWQRLVHSEHRLTIHRPLPLDIPLKSRSRMLSVVDRGPEKGMFATFERTILTQAEETPVATIVQTNACRDDGGCRSAGTPPEPLAPLPDRKPDANLAIVVPEDAALLYRLNGDLNPLHSDPDYAALAGFKRPILHGLCTFGHAGYAIGKTLGTNDIADVGFIAARFTAVVFPGDRLEFDIWQKGQDIRFRARVPARAVTALDYGTARLA